TCGCGCGCTCAGCATTCCGACTTTTTACGCGCGCGAGCCGTTCGGCACCTGGCGCAAAAACAATCTGGTGCGCGTTCTCCTGCAAACCGGCCGCGCCCGCGACCCGCGGGCGGGCGACGTGCCGACCATCTTCGAGCTTATGAATCAACATAAAACGCCGGAAGCGACGCGCAGGCTCGTCACGGCGGTCCTCGCCTCCGGCGATCTCGGCCGTCCCATCATCGCGCCGCCCGGCGTTCCTCCCGACCGGGTCAAGATTCTCCGCGAGGCCTTCATGAAGACGATGCAGGACCCGGTCTTCCTGGACGACGTGAAAAAGAAAAAACTGGAGGCGGATCCGAGCTCCGGAGAAGCCATCGAAGCGCTCGCCAAGGAGGCGGTGGCGCAGCCGCGGGACATCATCGAGCAGATGAAAAAGATTTTAGAACAATAGAGCGATGCGCCTCGATAGCTTCTACCGCGAGCTGTTCAGGGTGATGGAGCGGAAGGATCATTGGGCTTGGCCCGCGTTTACCTCCGGCCTGGTTCCCAAACAGCGATTGCATATTCACTTCGAGCAGGAGTACGCGACCTATGTGCGCGACTTTCCCATGATGGTCGGCTGGGCCTACGTGCAGTGTCCGATAGCGGAAGTCCGGCGCGCCCTTGCCGAAAACCTTTACGAGGAAGAAACCGGCGGGCTGACGGCGGGCCGGCCGCATCCGGAGCTCTTCTTGGAATATCCCCGCGGCCTGGGCATGAATCTCCGTCGCTTTGAAAAAGTAAAACTCTTGCCCGCGGCGAAAGTCTACCGAGCGTTTCTCGACGCGGCCATTCAGCGCCGTGGTTGGGAAATCGCGGCGGCCCTCGTAACCATTTTCATCGAAGGCACCAAGGACGACCGCGCCGCTATCGACGGAACGGCGTTCCGACGCAATGCACCGCCGCTCAAAGATCATCCGCTGGTGAGACACTACGGTCTTCGTCTGGAGCACCTCGCGCTCACCAAGGCTCATCGCGAGGTCGAAGGCGACCATCGCGCGGCCGCGTGGAAGTCGATCCTCGACCACGTCCCTACCGGCAGACGGACTCCTGTCGTGAAAAATATGCGGCAAGCCTTGGCACATTGGCTCGGCTACCGCGACGAAATCGCCGCCGCCTGCAGCCTCGAGCGCGGCCCCGACGGCCGGCCACGGCTGGCGTCCGGATGATCAGGATGCAGACTAAATTCCCTAAAGCTTGACGTTCGTATATTCAATAAAAGGCCTTGGCGAAGCAACTCCCGGTCTTAATCGCGACATCGCTGTTAAAAATCGGATATAAGCGTCGAGGCTTAGTCGTCGTTGACGCTCACGCGAAAGATTGCGCATCAACCGGAACTCATCGCGCACAGTAATAGAAGCGGCCATCTCTCTCATTTCTGCTTTTTCCTCTTCGCTTAGCACCCCGTCATTGTAATCGCTCGCCTTCGGTGCCGCAAACCCGGCCAACGTGGGCAATCTCTCTTGACTGGGATTCACGTAATGCTAAGTTCCCGGTGACAGACGGCTTATTTAAGAGGCAGGCAATGAACGCGACGGTCTACA
The DNA window shown above is from Candidatus Binatia bacterium and carries:
- a CDS encoding iron-containing redox enzyme family protein; the protein is MRLDSFYRELFRVMERKDHWAWPAFTSGLVPKQRLHIHFEQEYATYVRDFPMMVGWAYVQCPIAEVRRALAENLYEEETGGLTAGRPHPELFLEYPRGLGMNLRRFEKVKLLPAAKVYRAFLDAAIQRRGWEIAAALVTIFIEGTKDDRAAIDGTAFRRNAPPLKDHPLVRHYGLRLEHLALTKAHREVEGDHRAAAWKSILDHVPTGRRTPVVKNMRQALAHWLGYRDEIAAACSLERGPDGRPRLASG